Genomic window (Thermococcus sp. 21S7):
GGAGGAACGAGTTCCAGGCTGTGAAGGAGACGCTTGAGGAACTCAAGAAGGTCGAGGAGGAGAAGCCAGAGATACTGGTGCCGATCGGGGCCGGCTCCTTCCTCAAGGCGAGGATAGATGACAAGGAAAACGCGATAGTCAGCGTCGGCGCCGGCTACGCCATCGAGAAGAACCTCGACGACGCGGTGGCATACCTCGATGCGAGGATAAAGGAGTACGACGAGGCGATAGCCAGGACCCAGGAGGCTCTCAAAAAGCTGGAGGGTCAGCTGGGAGAGCTTGCCCAGAAGGCGCAGGAGCTTCAGCAGAAGCAGGCCATGGGCTTCAAAGTCAGGTGATTCCGGCTGCATCTTCATTTTTAAGCTTCGGTTTTCAACGGTGTTTGGCTGGGTTTATAAACCCCTTCGCGGATACTGATTGATGATGCCGCGGAAGTTTGAGCTCTTGGCCGTGGTTCTCGTTGTAACGCTCGTTCTTGGCGTTGGATTAGCCGTTCCCAGCGTGAGGGTTGGCGTGCAGGAGGTTGGTGCGGGTGGCTGTAAAGTGAGGAGTCCCGTCAGGTGGGCAACGCTCACCCTGGATTGGGACAGGGAAGGGTGGACGTGGACTCTCTCCGGAGCATCCGTTGTCTTCTCCGACGACGTTCCTGGGCCCTTCAACTTCACGGTACGCTTCGATGTGGTGGGCTACCACTCCTTCTGGGACGGCTTCCCCTCCACGGACTCCGTTGGGGGCGCGTTTTCAACCCCCTCCAGTGTAACCGCGGGGACTCCCTATCCGCTTGTACTGAACGCGAGCCCCAGCTACGTTGTATCGCCGTTCTTTGGGATTCCGGAGCCGTCCGTTTCTGAGGCACGGGGTGCGGTTTTGGGGGGCTTGTCCGCGTGTCCCGGGGGGATTGGGGTCCTCGTGGAGGGAATAGGGATGGGCTCAACGAGCTACTCCCCGCCCCCCGCGGACGTTCCAGATATAAACGTCACCGTCGACAACACCGGAAACCCCGAGCTGAGGAACTACGTCGTCAACTTTACGGTTTCTCCGTCGTGCGTACCGGATTTGGGCAGGGTTTACGTTACGGATTCCTCCGGAAACCCGCTCTACTTCTGGGCCTTCAACGACTCCCCGAACGGGAAAATCTGGTTCTGGGTGAACTACACCGTACCGGCGGATTCGGTCACCGAGATAGTCGTCCATCTGAACGGGACCGGTGTGGGGGAGTACCTTAACCCCGACAGGGTTTTCTGGTACTTCAGCGACGTCGATGTTGTGCTGCAAGGAACCCTGTGGGGGGCATCGGTTCGCGTCCTTCCATTCGATGTCTACGGCTTCTTAAACGCCGGCTACCCAGGATACGCTGTGGATACCGGTGCGAGTCTTGGGAGGGTGGGTCTGGATATCCCCGCCGTGTGTCCGTATTTTCTGGCGTTTACCAATGGGAACTACTACGGCATAGGGGTTGCGGACGACGGTTTTCTTTACGAGGTCAGCGGCCGCTTCCTCGATGGCGTTAACGGAGCGGGGAATCCGCTGGGAGAACTTCCCTCATGGGGTCCGGGGATTTATTCAATAGCCGTGTACGGCCGCGGGGGAATCCTCCATACCGACATGTACTTCGAATCGGAGGGGTTCCTGAGACACCCCTGGCCATCCCGGCTGGGCCTTGACTTCAGCCCGTACTTCGTTCTGGGTCAGAAAGGGTTCCTTGGAATGGATGACCCAAGCGTCTACGACTGGATTGGAATGAGGCCCATAACCTATCCAGCGCCGAAGGTAACCGTCCCCGATGACTGCTGGACGGGTGGAGGAGGAGACTACGCCCTCACCCTCTACTTCCGCCCCTGATACCACTCCACCGTTTTCTTCAGTCCGTCCTCCAATGAGAACTCCGGTTCGAAGCCGAGACTCCTAATCTCACTTATGTCCGCGAGGCTGTGCCTTATATCCCCGGGCCTGGGCTTGTCGAAGAGTACCGGACTGTTGGCGCCGGTTATCTCGATAACCTTCATCGCCAGTTCGAGAATGGTCGTTCCCTTTCCGGTTGCGACGTTGAAAACCCTTCCGTTGCTCCTCCTGCTTTCGGCGACCAGTATGTTTGCCCTAACGACGTCCTTCACGTAGATGAAGTCTCTGGTCTGCCTGCCGTCGCCGAAGATAACGAGGGGCTCGTTCTCCAGGGCGCGGTTGATGAAGATGCTTATAACTCCCGCGTACTGGTTAAAGCCCTGCCTCGGTCCGAAGACGTTGAAGTAGCGGAGAGAGACGACGGGCAGGCCGTAGAGTTCGTGGTAAACGCGGAGGTACTCCTCTGCGGTCGCCTTGGTCACACCGTAGGGGGAAAGAGGTCTCGGCCTCTCCGTTTCTTTCAGCGGCAGGTTCGGATTGTCCCCGTAAACAGCGGCGGAGGAGGCGAAGACCAGCTTCCCATGGCCTTCCAGGAGGGCCCTCAGGATGTTGAGCGTTCCGAGGACGTTGACTTCTTCCGTGAAGACCGGGTCGCGTACGCTCTCGACGACGCTCACCTGCGCCGCCTCGTGAAAAATGTAATCGGCGTGGCTTATCAGCTCCGCTATCGATTCGTAATCTCTTACGTCCGCCCTCACGAGCTTCGCTCCCGGCGGGATGTTCTCCTCCTTCCCAGTGTGGAGGTTGTCGATGACGATTACCTCGTTGTCCTTAACCAGCTCCCAGGCGATGTGGGAGCCTATAAAGCCCGCCCCTCCCGTGACCACGACGAGTTTGTTTTTTACCGCCATGGTCTGTGGTTGGAGGGGGAACTTATAACTGTTTTCGACTTTTCACTGTTTCTGGAGGCGTATCTTTATCTCCTTCAGTATCTTCTCCTTCTTGGGGTACGGCTCGTCGGAACGTTCGTACGCGTTCTTTATGTCCCCGAGGATGAGAACCAGCTTTTCAAGGATGTCCTTGCTCTTGTTCCATGGCGTGGCGTATCTAAATTCAATAAGTTCGGCCAGCTCATCGATTGTGAACTCTCCAAGGTTAGTACCGTCCTCGCAATGAGTGACTGTTAGCTTCCCTTCCTCTATAACCAGTTTGATCGACCTTCCCATTTTCACAGTATCCACCAATTTATATTCTGTGATGATTGTATTACTTTAATTTTTTGGTTTTGGCTGGTCGGTAGAACACCACGAAAAGTTCTTATATCTTCACAAGAACAAATCATCAATTGGGAGGGCGCAGATGACCGTCGAGAGAATCTCAGTTGGCATACCCGGGTTGAATTCCATGCTCGGGGGCGGCCTGATTCCGGGACGGACGTATCTGATAAAAGGTGCCCCCGGTACAGGGAAGACTACCCTAGCCATGCATTTCGCGATGGCCGGTGTGGCCTGTGGAGAGAACGTGTTGTATGTTACGCTGGAGGAGCCGGCCGAAAATTTGAAAACCGATATGGAGCGGCTTGGCTTTAACCTGAGTTCTCCCAATTTGACTATAATAGACGCAACCCCGACCGCGGAGAGGTACGTCCTCGTGGAGAACTTCTTTGAGTCGTTTTCCGAAGGTATGGACAAGATGATTTCGGCCATAAAGGACCAATTCCGGCAGAGGTACTACCATCGTGTGGTTCTTGACCCGATAACCATGATTAAAATGACAACCCGCGAGGAGATAGAGTATCGGCGTGCCTTTTTGACCTTTGTGAAGACCATGACACGGCTTAAGACAACCGTTCTGATAACCTCCGAGCTGGAAAAGACGAACGTTGAGGAGTACTTGGTGAACGGTGTAATTGAGCTTAAGATGTTTGAGATTCAGGGCAAGCTAACGAGGGGTATACGAATAACAAAATTCAGGGGCAGTGGCTTTGATGGTACGATACGGCCGTACGAGATAACCGACCGTGGAATCGTCGTCTATCACGACCGCTTTATATCTCTACCCTGAGGCATCTATCATTGCCATTATCTTTCTGTGGAGCTGCTTTATCATCTCCCTCCTGTCCTCCATGAGAACCACGTCGCTTGAGCCTATCACCTCAAGGTTGAATGCGAAGGGGCTCGGGAGTTCGTTGTGCTCGATCACCACCCTTATCCTGCCCT
Coding sequences:
- a CDS encoding SDR family oxidoreductase, with the translated sequence MAVKNKLVVVTGGAGFIGSHIAWELVKDNEVIVIDNLHTGKEENIPPGAKLVRADVRDYESIAELISHADYIFHEAAQVSVVESVRDPVFTEEVNVLGTLNILRALLEGHGKLVFASSAAVYGDNPNLPLKETERPRPLSPYGVTKATAEEYLRVYHELYGLPVVSLRYFNVFGPRQGFNQYAGVISIFINRALENEPLVIFGDGRQTRDFIYVKDVVRANILVAESRRSNGRVFNVATGKGTTILELAMKVIEITGANSPVLFDKPRPGDIRHSLADISEIRSLGFEPEFSLEDGLKKTVEWYQGRK
- the pfdA gene encoding prefoldin subunit alpha; translated protein: MAEMNEQLERLAYEYQLLQAQAQLLAQNLELLTLGRNEFQAVKETLEELKKVEEEKPEILVPIGAGSFLKARIDDKENAIVSVGAGYAIEKNLDDAVAYLDARIKEYDEAIARTQEALKKLEGQLGELAQKAQELQQKQAMGFKVR
- a CDS encoding ATPase domain-containing protein — translated: MTVERISVGIPGLNSMLGGGLIPGRTYLIKGAPGTGKTTLAMHFAMAGVACGENVLYVTLEEPAENLKTDMERLGFNLSSPNLTIIDATPTAERYVLVENFFESFSEGMDKMISAIKDQFRQRYYHRVVLDPITMIKMTTREEIEYRRAFLTFVKTMTRLKTTVLITSELEKTNVEEYLVNGVIELKMFEIQGKLTRGIRITKFRGSGFDGTIRPYEITDRGIVVYHDRFISLP